From a region of the Sesamum indicum cultivar Zhongzhi No. 13 linkage group LG3, S_indicum_v1.0, whole genome shotgun sequence genome:
- the LOC105158898 gene encoding uncharacterized protein LOC105158898, which produces MARHIFFKNQPIGLSHMGFGIGTFLLCALALFMCASHSRRLRRWKACYGYGNDEPVIQLNPEEIIGYQFGDVDPSAYSGESSLWKKNILMGGKCQLPDFSGVIIYDSAGNAVTPAKSQRALPWK; this is translated from the coding sequence ATGGCTAGACATATCTTCTTCAAAAACCAGCCAATTGGCCTCTCTCACATGGGCTTTGGTATTGGAACTTTCCTCTTGTGTGCACTGGCTCTGTTCATGTGTGCCAGCCATTCACGACGGTTGCGCAGATGGAAAGCTTGTTATGGCTATGGAAATGACGAGCCCGTCATCCAACTCAATCCGGAAGAGATTATTGGGTACCAGTTTGGGGATGTCGACCCGAGTGCTTACAGTGGGGAGAGCTCCTTGTGGAAGAAGAATATACTCATGGGAGGAAAATGCCAGCTCCCAGACTTCTCAGGAGTCATCATCTATGACTCTGCAGGAAACGCCGTTACCCCCGCCAAAAGCCAGAGAGCACTTCCATGGAAATAA
- the LOC105158897 gene encoding uncharacterized protein LOC105158897, with protein sequence MRPRSSISLCKLLLSGHPFGRSSKPDSPFLTRHLANFSNHCSSHHYSKKSHHFYHPSSVVSLSQPHFRIFQEFRGYSVDTDKEVDRINMKFAEAREEIESAMESKETVYFNEEAECARAAVSEVLEMYQGLLKKLPESERAAIQRAMGLKIEQLKAELEQLNE encoded by the coding sequence ATGCGTCCCCGCTCCTCAATTTCTCTCTGCAAACTACTACTCTCCGGACACCCATTTGGAAGATCTTCAAAGCCCGATTCTCCATTCCTCACAAGACATCTagcaaatttctcaaaccactgCTCCTCACACCATTATTCCAAGAAAAGCCATCATTTTTATCACCCTTCAAGCGTAGTTTCTCTTTCTCAGCCCCATTTCAGGATTTTTCAGGAATTCCGGGGTTACAGTGTTGATACTGACAAGGAAGTGGATAGAATTAACATGAAGTTCGCGGAAGCTAGGGAGGAGATAGAGTCAGCCATGGAGTCCAAAGAAACTGTGTATTTCAATGAGGAAGCTGAATGTGCACGTGCAGCTGTGAGTGAAGTTCTTGAAATGTATCAAGGGCTGTTGAAAAAGCTACCCGAGAGTGAGAGGGCGGCGATACAGAGGGCAATGGGGCTCAAGATTGAGCAGTTAAAGGCTGAGCTTGAACAGTTGAATGAGTAG
- the LOC105158900 gene encoding uncharacterized protein LOC105158900, which translates to MDLNDHIEKILWTEQQISERVSELGSQITQDFKAGNVVPVVVGVATGAFLFLADLVRKIHLPIIVDFIRVESYGSGTVSSGQPTISFELKVDVRHKHVILVEDIVDTGSTLSCLIEYMKSKGASSISVCTLLDKPARRKVHFELVGEGKYYCGFECPDYFVVGYGLDFAEVYRNLPYVGVLKPEMYE; encoded by the exons ATGGATTTGAATGATCACATTGAGAAAATCCTTTGGACTGAGCAACAAATTTCTGAACGAGTTTCTGAACTGGGCTCTCAAATAACCCAAGACTTTAAAGCCGGGAATGTAGTTCCTGTGGTTGTGGGCGTCGCCACCGGAGCATTTCTGTTTCTAGCGGACCTTGTTAGGAAGATTCATCTGCCCATTATTGTGGATTTCATTCGGGTTGAGTCCTACGGGTCCGGCACTGTTTCAAGTGGTCAGCCCACGATTTCTTTCGAGTTGAAAGTTGATGTTCGACACAAGCACGTCATTCTG GTTGAGGATATTGTAGATACTGGGAGCACTTTGTCCTGTCTAATTGAATATATGAAATCTAAAGGTGCATCTTCCATATCCGTGTGCACACTTCTTGATAAACCAGCACGGCGGAAGGTCCATTTTGAACTGGTTGGTGAAGGAAAGTACTACTGTGGCTTTGAG TGCCCGGACTATTTTGTGGTGGGCTATGGGCTAGATTTTGCTGAGGTTTACAGGAACTTGCCATATGTTGGTGTCTTGAAGCCTGAAATGTACGAGTGA
- the LOC105158903 gene encoding probable ATP synthase 24 kDa subunit, mitochondrial: MAFATRFLSRSARQVYTGQSVLRSEYVIPSRSFAKGAGSAPPALKGDEMLKGIFLEVKKKFETAIGILRNEKITIDPDDPAAVAEYARVMKTVREKADLFSESQRIKYTIETRTQDIPDARSYLLALKDIRVKRGLVDELGAEAMMMDALEKVEKELKKPLMRNDKKGMALLKAEFDKINQKLGIRREDLPKYEEQLELKIAKAQLEELKKDAVEAMETQKKREEFKDEEMPDVKSLDIRNFI; the protein is encoded by the exons ATGGCTTTCGCCACTCGTTTCCTCTCCAGATCCGCACGCCAG gTGTATACCGGGCAAAGTGTTCTGCGATCGGAGTATGTTATTCCATCTCGTTCCTTTGCCAAAGGAGCTGGTAGTGCTCCCCCCGCCTTAAAGGGTGATG AGATGTTGAAGGGTATTTTCCTTGAGGTTAAGAAGAAATTTGAGACAGCCATAGGGATTCTCCGGAATGAGAAGATCACCATAGATCCTGATGACCCTGCTGCTGTGGCTGAATATGCCAGAGTCATGAAGACTGTAAGAGAAAA GGCTGATCTTTTCTCCGAGTCACAGAGGATAAAATACACTATTGAAACAAGAACACAAGATATTCCTGATGCTCGATCCTATCTACTGGCACTGAAGGATATAAGGGTCAA GAGAGGCCTTGTCGATGAACTAGGCGCAGAGGCTATGATGATGGATGCACTGGAAAAAGTTGagaaagaattgaagaagCCACTTATGAGAAATGACAAAAAGGGAATGGCTCTCCTGAAGGCAGAGTTTGATAAGATCAACCAGAA GCTTGGCATTCGTAGAGAAGATCTGCCAAAGTATGAAGAACAGTTGGAACTTAAAATTGCCAAGGCCCAACTGGAGGAGCTGAAGAAGGATGCTGTAGAAGCAATGGAGACTCAGAAGAAACG GGAAGAGTTCAAGGATGAAGAAATGCCTGATGTGAAGTCATTAGACATCCGAAACTTCATCTAA
- the LOC105158902 gene encoding uncharacterized protein At1g76660-like (The sequence of the model RefSeq protein was modified relative to this genomic sequence to represent the inferred CDS: added 37 bases not found in genome assembly) produces MAAEQIRFLQPQQPPAPRRKRWGGCWGGLSCFRKQNGGKRIVPASRIPEANTLSNQPNGPQAGGLPSQTTGIALSLLAPPSSPASFSNSALPSTAQSPSCFLSANSPGGPSSTMFVTGPYAHETQLVSPPVFSTFTTEPSTAPLTPPPELAHLTTPSSPDVPYAHFLSSSAKIKGTDRTSYIAGNDLQATYSLYPGSPASTLRSPVSRTSGDCLSSSFTEREFPPQWESSIRSQEHATKSDSGWFLGLPAAGASKSRQDSNFFCPETFAQFYLDQSSFSNSGGRLSISRESDAYSNNGNVHQNRQNKTCKPDAEELEAYRASFGFSADEIITTTNYVEISDVLEDSFSMTPFASIKPVAEEHILTTTTNDRAETQKKKEDFSSPQLIKAGMNEANGLHEGVLDSYNGLKVQVSQKQSGDAERSCHIHHNLSDDDDLFSKMGAPRIGRKYQFGSSNSDAEIEYRRGRSLREGRSRSRREH; encoded by the exons ATGGCGGCAGAGCAGATTCGGTTTCTGCAGCCACAGCAACCACCAGCACCTCGG CGCAAGCGATGGGGCGGTTGTTGGGGTGGACTGTCTTGTTTCCGTAAACAAAATGGTGGAAAGCGCATTGTCCCTGCCTCTCGCATTCCTGAAGCCAATACCCTGTCTAATCAGCCAAATGGACCTCAAGCTGGTGGATTGCCAAGTCAGACTACTGGGATTGCTTTGTCTCTTTTAGCACCACCATCTTCTCCTGCCTCTTTCTCAAATTCTGCACTCCCGTCAACAGCTCAGTCACCCAGCTGTTTCTTGTCCGCCAATTCACCAGGAGGTCCTTCGTCTACCATGTTTGTAACAGGTCCATATGCCCACGAGACTCAACTGGTATCTCCTCCTGTATTCTCAACTTTCACAACCGAGCCTTCAACTGCTCCTTTAACTCCTCCACCAGAATTAGCACATTTAACAACTCCATCTTCCCCAGACGTACCTTATGctcattttctttcatcaTCCGCAAAAATCAAGGGCACCGACAGGACGAGCTACATTGCTGGAAATGATCTTCAAGCAACATATTCTCTGTATCCTGGAAGTCCTGCAAGTACGCTCAGATCACCCGTTTCAAGGACTTCCGGTGATTGCTTATCATCATCTTTCACCGAAAGAGAGTTTCCCCCTCAGTGGGAATCTTCAATTCGCTCACAAGAGCACGCCACAAAGTCCGACTCGGGCTGGTTTCTCGGGCTCCCAGCAGCTGGTGCCTCTAAGTCACGTCAAGATTCCAATTTCTTCTGCCCGGAGACATTTGCCCAGTTCTATCTCGACCAGTCATCATTTTCTAATTCTGGCGGTAGGCTAAGTATTTCCAGGGAATCGGATGCTTACTCAAATAATGGAAATGTGCATCAGAATAGGCAGAACAAAACTTGCAAACCTGACGCTGAGGAACTTGAAGCTTACAGGGCATCCTTTGGGTTCAGTGCTGATGAAATCATCACCACAACTAACTATGTAGAGATTTCAGATGTCTTAGAGGACTCCTTTAGCATGACACCTTTTGCCTCCATTAAACCTGTTGCAGAGGAACATATCTTAACCACAACAACAAACGACAGGGCAGAAAcccagaaaaaaaaggaagatttt CCAACGGTTTGCATGAGGGAGTGCTGGATTCATATAATGGTCTTAAAG TTCAAGTCTCACAGAAACAATCTGGAGATGCTGAACGTAGTTGTCATATTCACCACAACTTGAGTGATGACGACGACTTATTCTCAAAGATGGGAGCTCCCAGAATTGGCCGGAAATACCAGTTTGGTTCATCAAATTCTGATGCAGAAATCGAGTACAGGAGAGGGCGAAGCTTGAGAGAAGGCCGCAGCCGCAGCCGTAGAGAACACTAA
- the LOC105158904 gene encoding ras-related protein Rab7, with translation MSLRRRTLLKVIVLGDSGVGKTSLMNQYVHKKFSQQYKATIGADFVTKELQIDDRLVTLQIWDTAGQERFQSLGVAFYRGADCCVLVYDVNVMRSFDTLDNWHEEFLKQANPPDPKTFPFILLGNKIDIDGGNSRVVSEKKAKEWCASKGNIPYFETSAKEDYNVDPAFLSIAKAALANEHDQDIYFQGMPEAVSETEQQGGCAC, from the exons ATGTCATTGCGTAGGCGAACGTTGCTCAAAGTCATCGTCCTCGGCGATAGCGG GGTGGGTAAGACGTCGTTGATGAACCA ATATGTGCATAAGAAATTTAGTCAGCAGTACAAAGCTACTATTGGGGCAGATTTCGTGACCAAGGAACTTCAGATAGATGATCGCCTCGTCACTCTTCAA ATTTGGGACACTGCTGGCCAAGAGAGATTTCAAAGTCTGGGAGTTGCGTTTTATAGAGGGGCAGATTGCTGTGTTTTGGTCTATGATGTGAATGTAATGAGGTCCTTTGATACCCTTGACAACTGGCATGAAGAATTCCTCAAGCAG GCTAACCCACCCGACCCAAAGACATTTCCGTTTATATTACTAGGAAACAAGATTGATATAGATGGTGGTAATAGCAGAGTG gTGTCTGAGAAGAAAGCAAAGGAATGGTGTGCGTCAAAAGGGAACATACCTTACTTTGAGACATCGGCAAAAGAGGATTACAATGTTGATCCTGCATTCTTAAGCATTGCGAAGGCTGCTTTAGCCAACGAGCATGATCAGGACAT ATACTTCCAGGGCATGCCAGAGGCTGTTTCGGAAACAGAGCAACAAGGTGGTTGTGCATGCTGA
- the LOC105159026 gene encoding LOW QUALITY PROTEIN: DEAD-box ATP-dependent RNA helicase 39 (The sequence of the model RefSeq protein was modified relative to this genomic sequence to represent the inferred CDS: inserted 2 bases in 1 codon), translating into MGTTAKALSFSLLSLPKRFSFNRPLFFSLPLHVHPPPHRVVFHRFRPLCTATAAETATTGSATDETDALQPIKHSILLERLRQRHLKDSPQTSKPSTASPPPLSGSKKVKYGDAESSRKKKSGGVEMVSSFEELGLSEEVMGALGEMGISVPTEIQXAHTGSGKTLAYLLPLVQLLRRDEALHGMLMKPRRPRAVVLCPTRELCEQVFRVAKSISHHARFRSTMVSGGGRLRPQEDSLNSPIDMVVGTPGRVLQHIEDGNLVYGDIRYLVLDEADTMFDHGFGPDIRKFLGPLKNRASKPDGLGFQTVLVTATMTKAVQKLVDEEFQGIAHLRTSTLHKKIASARHDFIKLSGSENKLEALLQVLEPSLAKGNRVMVFCNTLNSSRAVDHFLNENQISTVNYHGEVPAEQRVENLERFKSNDGDCPTLVCTDLAARGLDLDVDHVIMFDFPLNSIDYLHRTGRTARMGAKGKVTSLVAKKNLILATRIEEAIMKNESLESLSVDSIKRDLARSHINEQKERNAKMARVSSLKNKAKAASKSPEARSKAIVTRKTSAPKSSKAPAISKAKSVIKVLKTSKTSSRGSTPRGTTSSGKKQLGSRNSGVVRSTSKLNVVGFRGRSAVKAG; encoded by the exons ATGGGCACGACGGCAAAAgccctctctttctctcttctaTCTTTGCCCAAACGCTTCTCCTTCAACAGGCCCCTTTTCTTCTCACTACCGTTACATGTTCATCCACCACCTCACAGGGTAGTTTTCCACAGATTCAGGCCACTTTGCACCGCCACCGCCGCAGAAACCGCCACCACGGGATCAGCCACTGATGAAACTGATGCCCTGCAGCCCATAAAGCACTCAATTCTCTTGGAAAGGCTTAGGCAGAGGCACCTTAAAGATTCTCCCCAGACTTCAAAGCCCTCTACTGCCAGCCCACCTCCATTGAGTGGTTCcaagaaagtaaaatatggAGATGCCGAGAgttcaagaaagaagaagagtgGTGGGGTGGAGATGGTTTCGAGTTTTGAGGAGTTGGGTTTAAGTGAGGAGGTGATGGGGGCTTTAGGAGAAATGGGAATTTCAGTCCCGACTGAGATTCA CGCCCACACTGGTTCTGGCAAGACTCTGGCTTACCTTTTGCCTCTTGTACAG TTGCTCAGAAGAGATGAAGCTTTACATGGTATGCTGATGAAGCCCAGACGTCCTCGGGCTGTTGTACTATGCCCAACAAGGGAGCTCTGTGAGCAG GTGTTCCGTGTGGCCAAGTCTATTAGTCACCATGCACGATTCCGATCAACCATGGTAAGTGGTGGTGGACGTTTAAGACCCCAAGAAGATTCTTTGAACAGCCCGATAGACATGGTTGTGGGGACTCCAGGCCGAGTTCTGCAACATATAGAAGACGGCAATCTAGTGTATGGCGACATCAGATACTTG GTCTTGGATGAGGCAGACACCATGTTTGATCATGGCTTTGGCCCTGACATCCGCAAATTTCTTGGACCATTGAAAAACCGTGCCTCTAAACCTGATGGTCTAGGATTTCAAACTGTATTAGTCACTGCAACAATGACAAAG GCAGTCCAGAAGCTGGTTGATGAGGAATTCCAAGGAATTGCTCATTTGCGCACTTCTACACTCCATAAGAAGATTGCTTCAGCTCGTCATGATTTTATCAAACTCTCAGGTTCAGAAAATAAGCTGGAAGCCTTGTTGCAG GTTCTTGAGCCAAGTTTAGCAAAAGGAAACAGAGTGATGGTTTTCTGTAACACATTGAACTCTAGTCGAGCTGTAGATCACTTTTTAAACGAAAACCAAATCTCTACTGTCAATTACCATGGGGAGGTGCCGGCTGAACAAAG GGTCGAGAACCTGGAAAGGTTTAAGAGCAATGATGGAGATTGCCCCACCTTAGTCTGCACAGATTTGGCAGCGAGAGGATTGGATTTGGATGTTGACCATGTTATCATGTTTGATTTTCCCTTGAATTCT ATTGATTACCTCCACCGCACTGGAAGAACTGCTCGCATGGGTGCAAAAG GAAAGGTGACAAGTCTGGTTgctaaaaagaatttaattttggccaCTCGCATTGAGGAAGCTATAATGAAGAATGAGAGCCTGGAATCTCTCTCCGTAGATAGTATAAAAAGGGATCTTGCCAGGTCCCACATAAATGAGCAGAAGGAGAGAAATGCAAAGATGGCAAGAGTTTCCAGTTTGAAGAACAAGGCTAAAGCTGCCTCAAAATCACCTGAAGCCCGTAGCAAAGCAATAGTCACCAGGAAAACCTCAGCACCTAAATCCAGCAAAGCTCCTGCAATTTCCAAAGCTAAGTCGGTCATTAAAGTTTTGAAAACATCTAAGACATCTTCTCGCGGCAGCACCCCAAGAGGCACGACGTCTAGTGGGAAGAAACAGTTGGGAAGTAGAAACTCGGGGGTCGTTAGATCTACGTCGAAGCTAAATGTTGTTGGATTTAGGGGCAGGAGTGCAGTAAAGGCAGGTTGA